The Streptomyces sp. NBC_01197 genome window below encodes:
- a CDS encoding PIG-L family deacetylase: protein MGISHTGISEGPGPAHQEPGPARQGSGPSRRFLLAGLGTAAAAAALTACSVPASPRRTTSTADPMPGKAISIARHDRLMQILAHPDDDMYFMNPDTQRMLDSGTPLVCVYVTAGEATGINVIAGQPRPVPDKPAYSSARHQGLRQAYAVQLGLSPFTKWQKDVVTLRGGRRAEVNTLVRGVRRVELVFLNTAMHTSHGRLGLPSLWADRGLSLRTVVAEGSPLQEADSYTYDALVDVLTGLMAQYRPTVIHTLDPDPDIQHSPTAVRRKDSEQVGYSDHADHTATASFSWAAMIRWVAEATQGKGEVPAFVATAYRGYYNRHWPKNLSPKVLAQKAANLLPYGGNEAWNCGNPGGCGDYNVGIGRPLTNKKGWVRSTHYRYPGPRPVLATGQDGRLVGYGVLGLRAVRWRETAPGSGQWGAPHDLGGGPLAPTLGAAALKDGRQLLFALRFSSIAGHGAANTREIVLLQQRTPGGKFAAWTGLGNPESDPDRGRRIGVPVAITDRAGQVHLFIRDAAQGISTRVRSTGGSWSPWRSLGGGQIQDGLSAMVDSAGRVHLFASGRDTVHHWTQTVAGGPVLLYPDPLLPLPGDSPTATAAPDGGVDVYYRRPATAATTHVHLGGTRPGARAGTRADTRAAEPALLGQDDLGRIQLLLNGKVLRRTDGVVPLGGASLLAEGTRTARIAGDSSGPTVAGLGPGALPWLWRPVRDV, encoded by the coding sequence CCCCTCCCGGAGGTTCCTGCTCGCGGGGCTCGGTACGGCCGCCGCGGCCGCCGCGCTCACCGCCTGCTCCGTGCCCGCCTCGCCGCGCCGCACCACCAGCACCGCCGACCCCATGCCGGGCAAGGCCATCTCCATAGCCAGGCACGACCGGCTCATGCAGATACTGGCCCACCCCGACGACGACATGTACTTCATGAACCCGGACACCCAGCGGATGCTGGACTCCGGAACGCCCCTGGTCTGCGTGTACGTCACCGCAGGTGAGGCCACCGGTATCAACGTCATCGCGGGCCAGCCGCGCCCCGTCCCCGACAAGCCCGCCTACTCATCGGCCCGCCACCAGGGCCTGCGCCAGGCGTACGCGGTGCAGCTGGGCCTCTCCCCGTTCACGAAGTGGCAGAAGGACGTCGTGACCCTGCGCGGTGGCCGCCGCGCCGAGGTCAACACGCTGGTGCGGGGCGTCCGCCGGGTCGAACTGGTCTTCCTCAACACCGCCATGCACACCTCCCACGGGCGGCTCGGTCTGCCGTCGCTCTGGGCCGACCGGGGGCTCAGCCTGCGGACCGTGGTCGCGGAGGGCTCCCCGCTCCAGGAGGCGGACTCGTACACGTACGACGCCCTGGTCGACGTGCTCACCGGGCTGATGGCGCAGTACCGCCCGACCGTCATCCACACCCTCGACCCCGACCCGGACATCCAGCACAGCCCGACCGCCGTCCGCCGCAAGGACAGCGAGCAGGTCGGCTACTCGGACCACGCGGACCACACCGCCACCGCCTCCTTCAGCTGGGCGGCGATGATCCGCTGGGTCGCGGAGGCAACGCAGGGGAAGGGCGAGGTGCCCGCCTTCGTAGCCACCGCCTACCGGGGCTACTACAACCGCCACTGGCCGAAGAACCTGTCGCCGAAGGTGCTCGCCCAGAAGGCCGCGAACCTGCTCCCGTACGGCGGTAACGAGGCCTGGAACTGCGGAAACCCGGGCGGCTGCGGCGACTACAACGTGGGCATCGGCCGTCCGCTGACCAACAAGAAGGGGTGGGTCCGCTCCACCCACTACCGCTATCCGGGCCCGCGTCCCGTCCTGGCCACCGGGCAGGACGGGCGCCTCGTCGGGTACGGGGTCCTCGGCCTGCGCGCGGTCCGCTGGCGCGAGACGGCGCCGGGCAGCGGCCAGTGGGGGGCGCCGCACGACCTGGGCGGCGGACCGCTGGCCCCGACGCTCGGTGCGGCCGCGCTCAAGGACGGCCGGCAGCTGCTGTTCGCGCTGCGGTTCTCCTCGATAGCAGGCCACGGCGCGGCCAACACGCGCGAGATAGTGCTACTCCAACAGCGCACGCCCGGTGGGAAGTTCGCGGCGTGGACCGGGCTCGGCAACCCGGAGAGCGACCCGGACCGGGGTCGTCGAATAGGCGTCCCCGTCGCGATCACCGACCGCGCGGGGCAAGTACACCTCTTCATACGCGACGCCGCCCAGGGCATCAGCACCCGGGTCCGGTCCACCGGGGGAAGCTGGTCCCCCTGGCGGAGCCTGGGCGGCGGCCAGATCCAGGACGGCCTCTCCGCCATGGTCGACTCGGCGGGCCGCGTCCATCTCTTCGCATCGGGCCGGGACACCGTGCACCACTGGACCCAGACCGTCGCGGGCGGCCCGGTGCTGCTGTACCCGGACCCCCTCCTTCCACTGCCGGGCGACTCCCCCACCGCGACCGCCGCACCGGACGGCGGCGTGGACGTGTACTACCGCAGGCCGGCGACGGCCGCGACGACCCACGTACACCTGGGCGGCACCCGCCCCGGCGCCCGTGCGGGCACCCGCGCCGACACCCGCGCAGCGGAGCCCGCGCTGCTCGGCCAGGACGATCTCGGCCGCATCCAGCTCCTGCTGAACGGGAAGGTGCTGCGGCGCACCGACGGCGTCGTACCGCTCGGGGGGGCCTCCCTGCTGGCCGAGGGCACCAGGACCGCCAGGATCGCCGGGGACTCTTCCGGCCCGACCGTGGCGGGTCTCGGCCCGGGAGCACTCCCCTGGCTGTGGCGCCCGGTCCGGGACGTGTAG
- the tuf gene encoding elongation factor Tu — translation MAKAKFERTKPHVNIGTIGHIDHGKTTLTAAITKVLHDAYPDLNEASAFDQIDKAPEERQRGITISIAHVEYQTEQRHYAHVDCPGHADYIKNMITGAAQMDGAILVVAATDGPMPQTKEHVLLARQVGVPYIVVALNKADMVDDEEILELVELEVRELLSEYEFPGDDLPVVKVSALKALEGDKEWGQTVLDLMKAVDESIPQPERDVEKPFLMPIEDVFTITGRGTVVTGRIERGVLKVNETVDIVGIKQDKTTTTVTGIEMFRKLLDEGQAGENVGLLLRGIKREDVERGQVIIKPGSVTPHTEFEAQAYILSKDEGGRHTPFFNNYRPQFYFRTTDVTGVVTLPEGTEMVMPGDNTLMTVALIQPVAMEEGLKFAIREGGRTVGAGQVTKILK, via the coding sequence GTGGCGAAGGCGAAGTTCGAGCGGACTAAGCCGCACGTCAACATCGGCACCATCGGTCACATTGACCACGGTAAGACGACCCTCACGGCCGCCATTACCAAGGTGCTGCATGACGCGTACCCGGACCTGAACGAGGCCTCGGCCTTCGACCAGATCGACAAGGCTCCCGAGGAGCGCCAGCGCGGTATCACGATCTCGATCGCGCACGTCGAGTACCAGACGGAGCAGCGTCACTACGCGCACGTCGACTGCCCGGGTCACGCTGACTACATCAAGAACATGATCACGGGTGCGGCGCAGATGGACGGCGCCATCCTCGTGGTCGCGGCCACCGACGGCCCGATGCCGCAGACCAAGGAGCACGTGCTCCTGGCCCGCCAGGTCGGCGTGCCGTACATCGTTGTCGCGCTGAACAAGGCCGACATGGTGGACGACGAGGAGATCCTGGAGCTCGTCGAGCTCGAGGTCCGTGAGCTCCTCTCCGAGTACGAGTTCCCGGGCGACGACCTTCCGGTCGTCAAGGTCTCGGCGCTCAAGGCCCTTGAGGGCGACAAGGAGTGGGGCCAGACCGTCCTCGACCTGATGAAGGCCGTCGACGAGTCGATCCCGCAGCCCGAGCGTGACGTCGAGAAGCCGTTCCTGATGCCGATCGAGGACGTCTTCACGATCACCGGTCGTGGCACCGTCGTCACCGGTCGTATCGAGCGTGGTGTCCTCAAGGTCAACGAGACCGTTGACATCGTGGGCATCAAGCAGGACAAGACCACCACCACGGTCACCGGCATCGAGATGTTCCGCAAGCTGCTCGACGAGGGCCAGGCCGGTGAGAACGTCGGTCTGCTCCTCCGTGGCATCAAGCGCGAGGACGTCGAGCGCGGCCAGGTCATCATCAAGCCCGGTTCGGTCACGCCGCACACCGAGTTCGAGGCCCAGGCCTACATCCTGTCGAAGGACGAGGGTGGCCGTCACACCCCCTTCTTCAACAACTACCGCCCGCAGTTCTACTTCCGTACCACGGACGTAACGGGCGTTGTGACCCTTCCCGAGGGCACCGAGATGGTCATGCCGGGTGACAACACCCTCATGACCGTCGCGCTGATCCAGCCGGTCGCCATGGAAGAGGGCCTGAAGTTCGCCATCCGTGAGGGTGGCCGGACCGTGGGCGCCGGCCAGGTCACGAAGATCCTCAAGTAA
- the fusA gene encoding elongation factor G, which produces MATTSLDLAKVRNIGIMAHIDAGKTTTTERILFYTGVSYKIGEVHDGAATMDWMEQEQERGITITSAATTCHWPLNDVDHTINIIDTPGHVDFTVEVERSLRVLDGAVTVFDGVAGVEPQSETVWRQADRYGVPRICFVNKLDRTGAEFHRCVDMIVDRLGAVPLVMQLPIGAEADFKGVVDLVTMKAFVWSAEATKGEMYDVVDIPETHTEAADEWRGKLLEAVSENDDEMMELYLEGQEPTVEQLYAAIRRITLASKGSADSVTVTPVFCGTAFKNKGVQPLLDAVVRYLPSPLDVEAIEGHDVKDPETVVKRQPSDDEPFSGLAFKIASDPHLGKLTFVRIYSGRLEAGTAVLNSVKGKKERIGKIYRMHANKREEIASVGAGDIIAVMGLKQTTTGETLCDDKQPVILESMDFPAPVIEVAIEPKSKGDQEKLGVAIQRLSEEDPSFQVHSEEETGQTIIGGMGELHLEVLVDRMKREFRVEANVGKPQVAYRETIRKTVDRIDYTHKKQTGGTGQFAKVQIAMEPIEGGDATYEFVNKVTGGRIPREYIPSVDAGAQEAMKFGILAGYEMVGVRITLLDGGYHEVDSSELAFKIAGSQAFKEGARKASPVLLEPMMAVEVTTPEDYMGDVIGDLNSRRGQIQAMEERSGARVVKGLVPLSEMFGYVGDLRSKTSGRASYSMQFDSYAEVPRNVAEEIIAKAKGE; this is translated from the coding sequence ATGGCCACCACTTCGCTTGACCTGGCCAAGGTCCGCAACATTGGGATCATGGCCCACATCGACGCGGGCAAGACGACCACCACTGAGCGGATCCTCTTCTACACCGGTGTGAGCTACAAGATCGGTGAAGTCCACGACGGCGCAGCCACGATGGACTGGATGGAGCAGGAGCAGGAGCGCGGCATCACGATCACGTCGGCCGCGACGACCTGCCACTGGCCGCTCAACGATGTCGATCACACGATCAACATCATCGACACCCCGGGTCACGTCGACTTCACCGTCGAGGTGGAGCGTTCGCTCCGCGTCCTCGACGGCGCTGTCACCGTGTTCGACGGTGTCGCGGGCGTCGAGCCGCAGTCCGAGACTGTCTGGCGTCAGGCGGACCGCTACGGCGTGCCGCGTATCTGCTTCGTCAACAAGCTTGACCGTACCGGTGCCGAGTTCCACCGCTGCGTCGACATGATCGTCGACCGCCTCGGTGCGGTTCCGCTGGTCATGCAGCTCCCGATCGGTGCCGAGGCCGACTTCAAGGGCGTCGTCGACCTCGTGACGATGAAGGCCTTTGTGTGGTCCGCCGAGGCGACCAAGGGCGAGATGTACGACGTCGTCGACATCCCGGAGACGCACACCGAGGCGGCCGACGAGTGGCGCGGCAAGCTGCTCGAAGCCGTCTCGGAGAACGACGACGAGATGATGGAGCTGTACCTGGAGGGCCAGGAGCCCACCGTGGAGCAGCTGTACGCGGCGATCCGCCGTATCACCCTTGCTTCCAAGGGCAGCGCGGACTCCGTCACCGTCACTCCCGTCTTCTGTGGCACGGCCTTCAAGAACAAGGGCGTTCAGCCCCTGCTCGACGCGGTCGTCCGCTACCTGCCTTCCCCCCTGGACGTCGAGGCCATCGAGGGCCACGACGTCAAGGACCCCGAGACCGTCGTCAAGCGCCAGCCGTCCGACGACGAGCCGTTCTCCGGTCTTGCGTTCAAGATCGCGAGTGACCCGCACCTCGGCAAGCTCACCTTCGTCCGGATTTATTCGGGCCGCCTCGAGGCCGGCACCGCGGTGCTGAACTCGGTCAAGGGCAAGAAGGAGCGCATCGGCAAGATCTACCGTATGCACGCGAACAAGCGTGAGGAGATCGCGTCGGTGGGCGCGGGCGACATCATCGCCGTCATGGGGCTGAAGCAGACCACGACCGGTGAGACGCTCTGCGACGACAAGCAGCCGGTGATCCTGGAGTCCATGGACTTCCCGGCGCCGGTCATCGAGGTCGCCATCGAGCCGAAGTCCAAGGGTGACCAGGAGAAGCTGGGTGTCGCCATCCAGCGGCTCTCGGAGGAGGACCCCTCCTTCCAGGTCCACTCCGAGGAGGAGACCGGCCAGACCATCATCGGTGGTATGGGCGAGCTTCACCTCGAGGTGCTCGTCGACCGCATGAAGCGCGAGTTCCGCGTCGAGGCGAACGTCGGCAAGCCCCAGGTCGCGTACCGCGAGACGATCCGCAAGACCGTCGACCGTATCGACTACACGCACAAGAAGCAGACTGGTGGTACCGGCCAGTTCGCGAAGGTGCAGATCGCGATGGAGCCCATCGAGGGCGGCGACGCGACCTACGAGTTCGTGAACAAGGTCACCGGTGGCCGCATCCCCCGTGAGTACATTCCCTCGGTGGACGCGGGCGCGCAGGAAGCCATGAAGTTCGGCATCCTGGCCGGTTACGAGATGGTGGGTGTCCGCATCACCCTTCTCGACGGTGGCTACCACGAGGTGGACTCCTCGGAGCTCGCCTTCAAGATCGCCGGTTCGCAGGCGTTCAAGGAGGGTGCCCGCAAGGCGTCCCCCGTGCTCCTCGAGCCGATGATGGCCGTCGAGGTCACCACGCCCGAGGACTACATGGGCGATGTCATCGGCGACCTCAACTCCCGCCGTGGCCAGATCCAGGCCATGGAGGAGCGCAGCGGCGCTCGCGTCGTGAAGGGCCTCGTGCCCCTCTCGGAGATGTTCGGCTACGTCGGAGACCTCCGCAGCAAGACCTCGGGTCGCGCAAGCTACTCGATGCAGTTCGACTCCTACGCCGAGGTTCCGCGGAACGTCGCCGAGGAGATCATCGCGAAGGCCAAGGGCGAGTAA
- the rpsG gene encoding 30S ribosomal protein S7 — MPRKGPAPKRPVIIDPVYGSPLVTSLINKILLNGKRSTAERIVYGAMEGLREKTGADPVITLKRALENVKPSLEVKSRRVGGATYQVPIEVKPGRAATLALRWVVGYSRARREKTMTERLTNELLDASNGLGAAVKKREDTHKMAESNKAFAHYRW; from the coding sequence ATGCCTCGTAAGGGCCCCGCCCCGAAGCGCCCGGTCATCATTGACCCGGTCTATGGTTCTCCTCTTGTCACCTCGCTGATCAACAAGATCCTGCTGAACGGCAAGCGTTCCACCGCCGAGCGGATCGTGTACGGCGCCATGGAGGGCCTTCGCGAGAAGACCGGCGCCGACCCGGTCATCACGCTGAAGCGCGCTCTTGAGAACGTCAAGCCGTCTCTCGAGGTCAAGTCCCGCCGTGTCGGTGGCGCCACCTACCAGGTGCCGATCGAGGTCAAGCCCGGTCGCGCCGCCACCCTCGCGCTGCGCTGGGTCGTCGGCTACTCCCGCGCCCGTCGCGAGAAGACGATGACCGAGCGGCTCACCAACGAGCTGCTCGACGCCTCGAACGGTCTTGGCGCTGCCGTCAAGAAGCGTGAGGACACCCACAAGATGGCCGAGTCCAACAAGGCCTTCGCGCACTACCGCTGGTAG